A single genomic interval of Arachis duranensis cultivar V14167 chromosome 7, aradu.V14167.gnm2.J7QH, whole genome shotgun sequence harbors:
- the LOC107459198 gene encoding DNA topoisomerase 6 subunit B has translation MDSSESPTETKKTKSKTPRKNKETVLKQKSPAEFFAENKNIAGFDNPGKSLYTTVRELVENSLDSAESISELPVVEITIEEINKSKFNSMIGLIDCERVDAELYDDYETEKAREKRLAKEARAQEIQAKNAALGKKVKETPASKGIRGRGEASFYSYMQGDNGKGMPHDDIPNMFGRVLSGTKYGLKQTRGKFGLGAKMALIWSKMSTGLPIEISSSMRNQSYMSFCRLDIDIHKNIPHVHVNEKRENKERWHGAEIQVVIEGNWTTYRSKILHYMRQMAVITPYAQFLFKFVSDAPEKNVTIRFSRRTDVMPPVPLETKHHPSSVDLLLIKRLIAETSKQNLLQFLQHEFVNISKSHAERLIGEMGPDFSPKMALKSLTPQQLVRIHQLFRQAKFDDPNGHCLSPAGEYNLRLGIIKELQPDMVATYSGSAQVFEGHPFIVEAGVSIGGKNVKQGLNIFRFANRIPLLFEQGADVVTRTALKRINWSSYKINQLQDKIGIFVSIVSTKIPFKGTGKEYIGDDITEIASAVKYSIQQCCVQLKSKIVKKMQAREQQERKRNLNKYIPDATGAVYNVLKDMAETQLHASKKFRYGDDDGELLRKVSENLITKETLSEKLAKHVEQVDYEMALEYATQSGVSEEPRETIYIQPLETENKIIDLHSPFFVFRMFH, from the exons ATGGATAGTAGCGAAAGCCCAACCGAAACAAAGAAAACCAAGTCCAAGACACCTCGAAAGAACAAAGAAACCGTTCTCAAGCAAA AATCTCCCGCGGAATTCTTTGCTGAGAACAAGAACATTGCAGGATTTGATAAT CCAGGAAAATCTCTTTATACTACTGTTAGAGAGCTTGTGGAGAATTCGCTTGACTCAGCGGAATCTATATCGGAGCTTCCGGTGGTTGAGATAACCAT TGAGGAGATAAACAAAAGCAAATTTAATTCTATGATCGGTCTCATTGACTGCGAGCGTGTTGATGCGGAGTTGTACGATGATTACGAGACTGAGAAGGCCCGTGAG AAACGGTTGGCGAAAGAGGCTCGTGCTCAAGAAATACAAGCAAAGAATGCTGCCCTTGGAAAGAAAGTGAAAGAGACTCCAGCTTCAAAGGGTATCAGGGGCCGAGGCGAGGCTTCATTTTATAGTTATATGCAAGGT GACAATGGAAAAGGAATGCCACATGATGACATCCCGAATATGTTTGGCCGAG TTCTCTCTGGGACAAAATATGGCTTGAAACAGACACGGGGGAAGTTTGGTCTTGGAGCAAAGATG GCATTAATATGGTCCAAAATGAGCACTGGGCTTCCAATTGAGATCTCTTCATCAATGAGAAACCAAAGTTATATGTCATTTTGCAGGCTGGATATTGACATTCATAA GAATATTCCACATGTACATGTAAATGAAAAACGAGAGAACAAGGAGCGCTGGCATGGGGCTGAAATTCAAGTTGTCATTGAGGGGAACTGGACAACATACCGT TCAAAAATATTACATTACATGAGACAAATGGCTGTCATCACCCCTTATGCACAATTTCTATTTAAATTTGTTTCAGATGCTCCTGA AAAGAATGTCACTATAAGGTTTTCTCGAAGAACAGATGTGATGCCTCCTGTTCCCCTGGAGACAAAGCATCATCCATCGTCAGTTGATTTGCTGCTAATTAAACGCCTTATTGCTGAAACTTCGAAGCAGAACCTTTTGCAATTTCTTCAACATGAGTTTGTAAATATTAGTAAATCTCATGCTGAAAGATTAATAG GTGAAATGGGCCCAGACTTCAGCCCAAAAATGGCTCTTAAGTCTCTAACTCCACAGCAACTAGTACGCATTCATCAGTTATTTCGTCAAGCCAAGTTTGATGATCCTAACGGCCAT TGTCTTAGCCCTGCTGGTGAGTACAATCTCCGGCTAGGAATAATAAAAGAGCTACAACCAGACATGGTTGCAACTTATTCAGGCAG TGCTCAGGTTTTTGAAGGCCACCCATTCATAGTTGAAGCTGGAGTCAGTATCGGTGGAAAAAATGTCAAGCAA GGTTTGAATATATTTCGATTTGCAAATAGAATTCCACTACTTTTTGAGCAAGGAGCTGATGTTGTCACCAGGACTGCACTGAAGCGAATCAA TTGGAGTAGTTACAAAATCAACCAGCTACAAGACAAGATTGGCATCTTTGTTAGCATTGTGAGCACAAAAATTCCCTTCAAAGGGACTGGAAAAGAATACATTGGAGATGACATAACTGAGATTGCTTCTGCTGTCAAG TATTCCATTCAGCAGTGTTGCGTCCAATTGAAATCCAAGATTGTGAAAAAGATGCAGGCACGTGAGCAGCAGGAGAGAAAACGGAATTTAAACAA GTACATTCCTGATGCTACTGGGGCAGTATACAATGTTTTGAAAGACATGGCAGAGACACAGTTACATGCATCAAAGAAGTTCCGCTATGGAGATGATGATGGAGAACTATTAAGAAAAGTATCTGAGAATTTGATTACTAAAGAAACACTCAGTGAAAAACTTGCTAAACATGTTGAACAG GTGGACTATGAAATGGCGTTGGAGTATGCCACGCAGAGTGGAGTGAGCGAGGAACCAAGAGAAACAATATATATACAACCATTGGAAACTGAGAATAAGATTATTGATTTACATTCTCCATTCTTTGTTTTTAGAATGTTTCATTAG